Proteins found in one Candidatus Terasakiella magnetica genomic segment:
- a CDS encoding cytochrome b produces MQLTDNKQTYGSVSKFLHWGMFAMIIALFILANSMNGLPIGPEKFKVMGMHKSIGLTLFFLLLGRIFWRLSNATPKDDNAPAWEYFAAHGLHLALYGVLLIMPISGMLMTFAGGHPLSWFGVFDMPNLIGKDQQLADTAKFIHGASAYLLILMVAGHVGAALFHKFVRKDGIMQRMLPFASSK; encoded by the coding sequence ATGCAACTTACCGACAACAAGCAAACTTACGGCAGCGTGAGCAAATTCCTACATTGGGGAATGTTCGCAATGATTATCGCCTTATTTATTCTCGCCAATTCCATGAACGGCCTGCCAATTGGCCCTGAAAAGTTCAAAGTAATGGGGATGCATAAATCCATCGGCCTAACCCTGTTTTTCCTTTTACTTGGTCGCATTTTCTGGCGCCTCTCAAATGCCACACCTAAAGATGACAATGCCCCGGCATGGGAATATTTCGCAGCACACGGTCTCCACCTTGCTCTCTATGGTGTTCTTTTAATTATGCCGATCAGTGGGATGCTGATGACATTTGCTGGTGGACACCCGCTTTCCTGGTTTGGTGTGTTTGATATGCCTAATCTAATCGGCAAAGACCAGCAACTGGCAGATACAGCAAAATTTATCCACGGGGCCAGTGCATATCTTCTCATCTTGATGGTTGCTGGTCACGTCGGTGCTGCCCTTTTCCACAAGTTTGTTCGAAAAGACGGCATCATGCAAAGAATGTTGCCTTTCGCTTCAAGTAAATAA
- a CDS encoding MBL fold metallo-hydrolase, with product MTKHTGIIVLLVGLMFSGLASATSVPPVSEPIGGEQWGHSVKKVGNGIYVFRWWVYRNVFIVTDEGVIVTDPLNPKAAKLLKNEIRKITDKPVKYVVYSHNHHDHISGGIVFKDDNPKFVGHKNIVKELGDHPNAVTPIPSITFDKNYTLTLGNRTLELLHFGPNHGESLVVMRIPEEKFLFVVDIVTPRRVAFRMMPDFWPDEWVRSLKEIEKLDVDYVISAHGPANQPAIDPASVVTEQREYLEDLMTAVKTAMDNGTHSPDKLQKIIKLPKYEHWRSYNEWLPMNVERIWAFYHMGW from the coding sequence ATGACAAAACATACAGGTATCATCGTTCTCCTTGTCGGATTAATGTTCTCCGGCTTGGCCTCAGCTACAAGCGTTCCTCCAGTCTCAGAGCCCATAGGCGGCGAACAATGGGGGCATAGTGTCAAGAAAGTTGGTAATGGGATTTACGTCTTTCGTTGGTGGGTCTACAGAAACGTATTCATCGTCACAGACGAAGGTGTGATTGTAACCGATCCGTTAAACCCGAAGGCAGCGAAACTTCTTAAAAATGAAATTCGTAAAATCACTGATAAGCCAGTTAAATACGTTGTCTACAGCCATAACCATCATGATCATATTTCTGGCGGCATTGTTTTTAAAGATGATAATCCAAAATTTGTTGGTCATAAGAATATTGTAAAAGAACTTGGCGACCATCCAAACGCAGTCACACCAATTCCATCCATAACTTTTGACAAAAACTATACACTTACTCTGGGCAACCGTACTTTGGAACTTCTCCATTTTGGTCCTAACCATGGTGAAAGTCTTGTTGTCATGCGTATCCCTGAAGAGAAGTTTCTGTTTGTCGTCGATATCGTAACCCCGCGCCGCGTTGCCTTCAGAATGATGCCCGATTTTTGGCCAGATGAATGGGTCCGTTCCTTAAAGGAAATTGAAAAGCTAGATGTTGATTATGTAATTTCCGCCCATGGCCCCGCAAACCAACCTGCTATTGATCCTGCATCTGTGGTTACAGAACAACGCGAATATCTGGAAGACCTCATGACAGCGGTTAAAACAGCAATGGATAACGGAACCCACAGCCCCGACAAGCTGCAAAAAATCATCAAACTGCCCAAATATGAACATTGGAGAAGTTATAATGAATGGTTACCCATGAACGTAGAACGCATCTGGGCTTTTTATCACATGGGATGGTAA